Proteins encoded together in one Passer domesticus isolate bPasDom1 chromosome 6, bPasDom1.hap1, whole genome shotgun sequence window:
- the LOC135301975 gene encoding serine/threonine-protein kinase pim-1-like — MPPCPPPAVPLPSRLSPALAVLALALLGGDQCLGQGRHRRHLAPPGPSPAPAPAPAPTWAPVPTLAPAPAPPGPRGGHRRRGRSRRLRRGLPGPSSAARQRGRRGKAQEALQERYRLGSLLGRGGFGGVCSATRLSDGAPVAIKRVPRDRIRHWSELPDGTSAPLEIVLLAKVSCGCAGVIQLLEWLELPDSFLMVLEHPEQCQELSDFLAEQCQELSVFLAERRFLPEEELRGPDRDIKPENILLDLASGQLKLIDFGCGAFLQDTAYTQFAGTLAYSPPEWTQHQSYHSEAATIWSLGLLLYQLVVGKHPFRRGQEMIWGRILFPPRLSQECQDVIKSCLSMQPSDRPSLEELFCHPWMQGAPRP; from the exons atgcccccgtgcccgcccccggccgtcccgctGCCGTCTcgcctcagcccggctctggccgtgctggcgctggcgctgctgggcggggatcagtgcctggggcaggggcggcatcgccggcatttggctccgcctggcccgagcccggccccggccccggccccggccccgacgtGGGCTCCAGTCCCGACgctggccccggccccggctcctcccgggccccgcggaggacacaggcggcgcggccgctcccgccgcctccgccgcggcttgcccggcccgagctccgccgctcggcagcgcggccgccGGG ggaaggcgcaggaggccctgcaggagcgctaccgcctgggttccctgctggggcgcGGAGGATTCGGCGGCGTCTGCTCAgcgacgcggctctcggacggcgccccg gtggccatcaaacgCGTGCCGCGGGATCGCATCCGgcactggagcgagctg cccgacggcaccagcgcgcccctggagatcgtgctgctggccaaggtgtcctgtgggtgtgctggtgtcattcagctcctggagtggcttgagctccccgacAGCttcttgatggtgctggagcatccagagcagtgccaggagctgtcGGATTTCCTGGCggagcagtgccaggagctgtcGGTTTTCCTGGCGGAGCGGAGGTTCCtgccggaggaggag ctgcggggtcctgacAGGGACATCAAGCCCGAGAACATCCTGCTCGACCTGGCCAGCGGGCAGCTGAAACTGATCGACTTTGGCTGTGGCGCTTTCctccaagacacagcctacacccagtttgcag GAACCCTGGCCTACAGCCCACCAGAGTGGACCCAGCACCAAAGCTACCACAGCGAGGCAGCGACGATCTGGTCCCTGGGCCTCCTGCTGTACCAGCTGGTCGTGGGGAAGCACCCGTTCAGGAGGGGCCAGGAGATGATCTGGGGGCGCATCTTGTTCCCACCACGGCTCTCTCAag AGTGCCAAGATGTCATTAAGAGCTGTTTGTCCATGCAACCCTCGGACAGGCCATCATTAGAAGAGCTTTTCTgccatccttggatgcagggtgctcctcgTCCCTAG